TTTATCTTGATGAAATGCCTATTCCGCCTAGCCAGATCGCTAATATGTCCACATCAGATATTGCTATGGTAAAGGTAATAAAAGGAATTTTTGCAGGAGGATTCGGAGGCGGTAATGGCGCCATAGCTATTTATACACGCCGAGGAGGAGGTTCTAAAGGAAAAATCATAGACAGAAGCCTGCCATCGCAATTAAGACAGATCACATTATCCGGCTACGACAAAGAAACTCCGTTTGAAGGTCCAATCTACCAGAATGACAGTTTCAAAAAAATTCCACAGGATACCCGAAGTGTTCTATTCTGGAATCCTAATCTAGAAGTGCAGTCCCAGGAGCCTGCATCCGTAGAGTTTTACAATAATGATGATGCAAAAAAATACCGCATTATCATATTGGGACACGATAAAAGTAATGAGGTACCTCTTTATTACAATGAAATCCTACCCTAAATCATTTCTATAAAAACTATACGGCCTGATTGCGTAATTGCATTCAGGCTTTTTTATGCAGTAGTTTTTGTATTCTATTTTATGGTGAATCATAATATCAAAATAAGTATGATAAAAATGGCCTGGTGACTTTGAAAATTATTATCTTCGTGATTAGTCACAGCCAGGAAGAATATCTTCATAAATCATAACTTGTTGTGAATTGCTTTCAAAAATTATTATCTTCGTGATTAGTCACAGCCCCTCTAAACTTGCGGATTATTTGTCAAATGTTGTGAATTGCTTTCAAAAATTATTATCTTCGTGATTAGTCACAGCTGCGACGAATATAAACATTATAAGAGCATCGTTGTGAATTGCTTTCAAAAATTATTATCTTCGTGATTAGTCACAGCTTTCCATTTTACAATATGTCGTCTAAGTCGGTTGTGAATTGCTTTCAAAAATTATTATCTTCGTGATTAGTCACAGCACTAAAGATTTAATATGCGTAGTCTCTACAGTTGTGAATTGCTTTAAAAAATTATTATCTTCGTGATTAGTCACAGCTATGCATGATGCTAAGCTAGACGCCCTAGAGTTGTGAATTGCTTTCAAAAATTATTATCTTCGTGATTAGTCACAGCTGTTGATTACGATTACAGGGACAGAGCATTGTTGTGAATTGCTTTCAAAAATTATTATCTTCGTGATTAGTCACAGCAGAGCTAAAACGTAAAATAACAGAACTCCAGTTGTGAATTGCTTTCAAAAATTATTATCTTCGTGATTAGTCACAGCGGCAAAGTTTACAGGTGATGTCTGAGGTTAGTTGTGAATTGCTTTCAAAAATTATTATCTTCGTGATTAGTCACAGCGAATTTAACACTTGAAAATATCAAAACACAGTTGTGAATTGCTTTCAAAAATTATTATCTTCGTGATTAGTCACAGCCGGAATCCGGAGTATTACCAATTCCTGTCAGTTGTGAATTGCTTTCAAAAATTATTATCTTCGTGATTAGTCACAGCAAGGAATTTGATGAATCGTATAATAACTACGTTGTGAATTGCTTTCAAAAATTATTATCTTCGTGATTAGTCACAGCAGAGAGTGGCCGTTATAATGTAAGTACCGAGTTGTGAATTGCTTTCAAAAATTATTATCTTCGTGATTAGTCACAGCTCTGTGCCAGTTGGTAAGCTTAAACACTCCGTTGTGAATTGCTTTCAAAAATTATTATCTTCGTGATTAGTCACAGCTCGCCAACCTAATAGGAGACTTAACAGGGAGTTGTGAATTGCTTTCAAAAATTATTATCTTCGTGATTAGTCACAGCTATACGACCTCTCCTATTTAACCAAGGAGAGTTGTGAATTGCTTTCAAAAATTATTATCTTCGTGATTAGTCACAGCATTATGTATTCCCCCTGGAATGATGATCCAGTTGTGAATTGCTTTCAAAAATTATTATCTTCGTGATTAGTCACAGCAGTTTTAGCAGCAACCCAGAGAGCTTCTACGTTGTGAATTGCTTTCAAAAATTATTATCTTCGTGATTAGTCACAGCCAGCTTTTTCTACTTTACTTTCTCCCTTTTGTTGTGAATTGCTTTCAAAAATTATTATCTTCGTGATTAGTCACAGCAATCGCATTAGAACTACCCGACAATTTTATGTTGTGAATTGCTTTCAAAAATTATTATCTTCGTGATTAGTCACAGCCCTGGAGAAGAATCTGGTTGGATGTATCCAGTTGTGAATTGCTTTCAAAAATTATTATCTTCGTGATTAGTCACAGCTGGGTATTCGAACAACGCATCGATAACGTAGTTGTGAATTGCTTTCAAAAATTATTATCTTCGTGATTAGTCACAGCCGTTCAGTTAAAACAACGGTTGCTCTACTCGTTGTGAATTGCTTTCAAAAATTATTATCTTCGTGATTAGTCACAGCTAAGGTAAAGGAAAAAGCAAATGATGCGGCGTTGTGAATTGCTTTCAAAAATTATTATCTTCGTGATTAGTCACAGCGAAGCTGTTGTGGAGCAGATAGGTGTTATAGTTGTGAATTGCTTTCAAAAATTATTATCTTCGTGATTAGTCACAGCGGAGGAAATGGAAGCCTTTGTTAACGAGCAGTTGTGAATTGCTTTCAAAAATTATTATCTTCGTGATTAGTCACAGCCCAATCCATAAGTTTGCTAAAGAATATTTTGTTGTGAATTGCTTTCAAAAATTATTATCTTCGTGATTAGTCACAGCCAATTAATTATGAACGAATTTAAAGGCACAGTTGTGAATTGCTTTCAAAAATTATTATCTTCGTGATTAGTCACAGCTACTGGCGAGGTTGATTATAACTCTTCATAGTTGTGAATTGCTTTCAAAAATTATTATCTTCGTGATTAGTCACAGCTTTATCCTTAACTTTAATAAAAGCGTCATAGTTGTGAATTGCTTTCAAAAATTATTATCTTCGTGATTAGTCACAGCTCATTACGAATACATGAAATTGAAGAAAGGGTTGTGAATTGCTTTCAAAAATTATTATCTTCGTGATTAGTCACAGCTATTACATTCCCGGGAATGATCACAGAATAGTTGTGAATTGCTTTCAAAAATTATTATCTTCGTGATTAGTCACAGCAATCAACACCGTTAATATCAGCTGAATTCAGTTGTGAATTGCTTTCAAAAATTATTATCTTCGTGATTAGTCACAGCCACAGCATTAAACATGATTAACGATACAATGTTGTGAATTGCTTTCAAAAATTATTATCTTCGTGATTAGTCACAGCCAATGAGGTTAAAGAAATTGATGCTGATATGTTGTGAATTGCTTTCAAAAATTATTATCTTCGTGATTAGTCACAGCCTCAAAAAACAATCTACTGAAAATCAGTAGATTGTTTTTATTTTTAGGATTTAAAATTTAGAATAATTCAAGCTGTTGGAAGGTGGGAGGCGGTTCTTCTTTATTTCTGGCAAAGAATATTTCAATATCTCCAAACTGTTTGTCTGTAATGCACATAATGGCCACTTTTCCGGCTTTTGGAAGCATCAACTTCACTCTTTTAATATGAACTTCAGCATTTTCACGACTGGGACAGTGTCTTACATACATTGAAAACTGGAATAATGTAAAACCATCATCAAGCAAAGATTTACGAAAGCGGTTGGCATCTTTCATATTGGCTTTAGTCTCTGTCGGCAAATCATATAATACTAAAACCCACATAATTCGGTAAGCATTAAACCTTTCGGCATTCATATCAGTTCAGGATAAGAGATCAGTCGTTTTTCTCCTGTATAACATTTATACAGTGATGTAGTGGTTGTTTTTACAGCAACCAATAATGGCCTGGTTTTATCGTCTATTTTTACATCTTTGGTGGCAATCTGTAAAATAAAAGCTTTAAATTCTTTAGTTAATTCTTCTGTTTCTGAATGAATTGCCAGCCATTGCATCACCAATAAATCGACAAAAGGACGATAAGGTTCCATAAGGTCATCGGCAAGACAGTAAGGGTTGTATTTATTTTTATGAAAAATTCCGAGAACAGGAAGCAATCCGGTCTCCACAATTGCTCTTGCCACAATACTTCTGAGAACCGAATACCCGAAATTGAAAAACTGATTGGGTGAATCTCCAAAACGCTGTCTCAAAAAATCAAGACTGATGAGATACTTCCAGTAATGTTGTGCCGCAATACCTTCCATATTAGTAATATCACCGCTTTTCACGTTATTCTGATAATCAACCATTGGTTCGTAATAATTTCCTAAACGTTTTAAAACTTCTTTTTGGTTTTCAATTTTACATTCAACGGTTTGTTTCCAAAGTTGTTTTTTAAGGGGCTCACTGGCATCCAGCTGATCTTTGATCCGGTCAGAATGTTCAGTATGTCCATACAGCGGAAGCATAATTCCGTGGGGTAAATGATGTCCATCGCAACTGACCACTACCACATTGTTCCCCATCATTTTCTGAATCAACTGATGTGAGATCGTAATCTGAAAATGATCCAGCATCAGCAACCCCAAATCTTCAACCGGAACTTTGCCTTTCGTTTCTTGAGTGGAAGGATCCAAAATATACATTTGTTCATCTTTGAGCTTAAGATAAGCGGGATTACCGATATAGATGGAGCGGGTAATCATAGTCTATTCTCCAACTTTAATTATGGTTCCCAAATGATTTATTTTTATTTTTTCTAAACGATGTAAATAACCGTTTGATTGAAAAACTTCCCAGGTAATTCCTCTTAAAACCCTTTCATTTCTATTAATTGTTGTTTCTAAATGGTGCCGAAAATGAACCTCAAAAGTTCCATTAGACTTTTTACTCATTTTTTGAAGTCTAAATAACTTACTACTGATTGCAGATCTATTTTTAATATCAAAAAAGTCTAACTCATTTTCTTCCACAGGGTTTGAAGAATGTTTTAAATCCAAAACAAATAAGTCATTAATTTGCATTGAAAATTTAAATTCACCCAAATCATCATTGTCATTTCTATTAATAATTGGGTACGGTTTTCCTCCTTGAGAAATATTGAATTTTCCAATTTCAACAGCATCCCAAAAAGAAACTACACTTTCATTATATTTACCTTTACTATCAAGATAGACTAACGCGTGATGATTTCCACCAGTTTTTACATATCCATCCCTTACCTTTTCAACTTTACTTTCTTCGAAAACTTTTAATGATTTAATTTTAATTCCCTTTTGTTTATTTAACCATATTGGATCTTCTTCTAAATTAGAGAACGCTTTTTTAATCCCTCCTCTTTCTTCAATTCTTGGTTTAATAATTTTTTCTTTAATCTTCTTATCGACAATCTTTTCCACTTGCGCTGCTGTGAAATTTTCATTTAACAAAACTCTTTTGACACAAACATTTTCATAAACTAAAACCTCTTTTAGTTCATTATTTTGAAAAAATATCGGATCTTTTTTATATTTTCAGTTGAAAAAGCTTCGCCAATGTTTTGATATTTATCAATTCTTTTCATAATTAACTCTTTGACCAATGGATCAACTATATTTTCAAGATTATTGAAATTCTGATTTAATTTTTCTTTTTTTTCAGAAACCCTTTTTATCTTACCCATTACAGTCTCTTCGTGAAGTCTTCCCCTCGGTGTCCAAGTTATTTGCTCTTTTGAAGAATTCTTTGGCTTGTTTATATTTTTACTTAAAACTTTAGAAGACTTTTTAACAGATATAAAAATTTGCTCCAAGTGCCTACGAACTTGCTCTCTTAAATTCTCAATAGGAGTTATAGACCAATCATCAATCTGATCAGCAAAAGCTTTTAAATCAAAATTTTCTACATTTAAGAATTGTGCATTCGATTTAAGTTCCTCTTTTGACATGCCACTTCTTTCGTACTGATAGAGTTTATTAAGATTATTGAGTCTGAAAATTATCTTCTGATCTGTCAGAGCACAAATTAATGCATCTACAGCATGATGCCGATGGTCATCTCTTTTTGACCAATCCTTGATTATCTTTATTTCTTTTGTTTTATTTGTTCCATCCTTTATGATTTTAGTATCTACAAGACCCAAAAGCTTATACTTATCAAAGTTTACTTCCTGCATCACTTCCTTCAATCCCCATTTATCTCTAAGAAAATCTGTAACTTGTCCAGTTGTGGTAAATACATTTTCACAAACATTTTTAAGAAGCTTTACTGTTTCTTTGGAAATATATTGAGAATCTTTTTTCATCCTTTCTACAAAATCAGATGGAATATCATCTCCTTTACAAATCAGGTTGTCAAATTTGGCTTTATTTATCTTTCCTTTTCCGTCGTTATAAAGTTCATTTACTTTTTCTAAATATTGCTCAAATACTTCTTCACTCTTCCCACTCATAAAATCGTAGGCTGTCAATTGATTTTTTGTAGAATTACATTTTTTATGAGCAAGAATAAAATTATTCATATTGTTCGTAAATGATCTCGATTTCGGAAGTATATGTTCAAGATCCGCCTG
This genomic window from Chryseobacterium sp. MEBOG06 contains:
- the cas2 gene encoding CRISPR-associated endonuclease Cas2, translated to MNAERFNAYRIMWVLVLYDLPTETKANMKDANRFRKSLLDDGFTLFQFSMYVRHCPSRENAEVHIKRVKLMLPKAGKVAIMCITDKQFGDIEIFFARNKEEPPPTFQQLELF
- the cas1 gene encoding type II CRISPR-associated endonuclease Cas1, yielding MITRSIYIGNPAYLKLKDEQMYILDPSTQETKGKVPVEDLGLLMLDHFQITISHQLIQKMMGNNVVVVSCDGHHLPHGIMLPLYGHTEHSDRIKDQLDASEPLKKQLWKQTVECKIENQKEVLKRLGNYYEPMVDYQNNVKSGDITNMEGIAAQHYWKYLISLDFLRQRFGDSPNQFFNFGYSVLRSIVARAIVETGLLPVLGIFHKNKYNPYCLADDLMEPYRPFVDLLVMQWLAIHSETEELTKEFKAFILQIATKDVKIDDKTRPLLVAVKTTTTSLYKCYTGEKRLISYPELI